A single window of Kwoniella dejecticola CBS 10117 chromosome 8, complete sequence DNA harbors:
- a CDS encoding V-type ATPase, G subunit produces MAANSQGIQTLLEAEKEAAKVVQKARQYRVQKLKDARSEAAKEIEAYRAQKEEEFKKFEKDHTNQTSSSQSSIDSSTTTQLSDLDKAVEKNKGDVIKKIVERVLQSDPKLHQNLKKIEA; encoded by the exons ATG GCCGCCAATTCGCAAGGTATTCAAACGCTTCTCGAAGCCGAGAAGGAAGCTGCCAAGGTAGTCCAAAAGGCTAGACAGT ACCGAGTGCAGAAGCTCAAAGACGCTCGATCGGAGGCTGCCAAGGAGATTGAGGCGTACCGTGctcaaaaggaagaagagttcAAGAAGTTCGAGAAGGAC CACACCAACCAAACATCCTCATCGCAATCATCCATCGACAGCTCAACGACTACTCAGCTGTCCGACTTGGACAAAGCAGtagagaagaacaagggtgacgtgatcaagaagatcgtAGAGAGGGTCTTGCAATCTGATCCGAAATTACATCAAaacttgaagaagatcgaggcTTAG